The Coffea arabica cultivar ET-39 chromosome 3c, Coffea Arabica ET-39 HiFi, whole genome shotgun sequence genome contains a region encoding:
- the LOC140037926 gene encoding uncharacterized protein, with protein MGMVRFYNKLKSVWDKLKQWNREVFGNVSSKVVEAEQELKQRESEYDLIRDEESTIHLHEARAIYNWALSIECEFWHQKAGIKWLQVGDANTAFFHSWVRQRRNSNFISRIRKDDGGWHEDPQAIKNSMISFFSGLFLSNRQVQAPTELPFEVPRVTQVDNKLMKWFPMMEKIHEDFFQGMEQPKSWSHSLFVLITKVEGASHWREFQPISLCNELVLDLDRRLVDPNLILKLDMEKAYDRVDWSLL; from the exons ATGGGGATGGTTAGATTTTACAACAAGCTCAAATCGGTGTGGGACAAATTGAAGCAATGGAACCGTGAGGTGTTTGGCAATGTTTCTTCTAAGGTGGTAGAGGCTGAGCAGGAGTTAAAACAAAGGGAGTCGGAGTATGATTTGATTAGGGATGAAGAGTCTACAATTCATCTTCATGAGGCCAGAGCGATATATAATTGGGCACTTTCTATAGAGTGTGAGTTTTGGCATCAGAAGGCGGGTATTAAATGGTTACAGGTGGGAGATGCTAATACTGCATTTTTCCACTCTTGGGTCCGCCAACGTCGGAACTCGAATTTCATTTCCCGTATTAGGAAAGATGATGGGGGATGGCATGAAGACCCACAAGCCATTAAGAACTCAATGATATCCTTTTTTTCGGGGTTGTTCTTATCCAACCGTCAGGTGCAGGCCCCTACTGAGCTTCCTTTTGAAGTTCCTAGAGTCACTCAGGTTGATAACAAGCTGATGAAATGGTTTCCTATGATGGAGAAAATCCACGAG GATTTCTTCCAAGGTATGGAGCAACCCAAGAGCTGGTCACACTCTTTGTTCGTGCTCATCACAAAAGTGGAGGGTGCATCCCACTGGAGGGAGTTTCAGCCCATTAGCCTTTGTAAT GAGTTGGTTTTAGACTTGGATAGGAGGTTGGTTGATCCAAACTTGATCTTGAAACTGGACATGGAGAAGGCATACGATCGGGTCGACTGGTCGTTACTGTGa